A genome region from Pseudomonadota bacterium includes the following:
- the thiS gene encoding sulfur carrier protein ThiS, whose amino-acid sequence MEYFGGFRATREAAIEVGSEIEIIVNGDRELVPERSTIARLIERFEEGDTHLIVQRNGRCVYPNDYAATVVAKGDTIEFIHPAFGG is encoded by the coding sequence GTGGAATATTTTGGCGGGTTCCGCGCGACGAGGGAGGCGGCGATCGAGGTGGGGTCCGAAATCGAGATCATCGTGAACGGCGATCGCGAGCTCGTGCCCGAGCGGTCGACCATCGCGCGCCTCATCGAGCGGTTCGAGGAGGGTGACACCCACCTGATCGTCCAGCGGAACGGGCGCTGCGTCTACCCGAACGACTACGCGGCGACCGTCGTCGCGAAGGGCGACACGATCGAGTTCATCCACCCCGCATTCGGCGGCTAG
- a CDS encoding FAD binding domain-containing protein produces MRILHDFSYERPKSLKEALKLLEAHGAALSPLAGGTDLVVNMKMRGILQITEKAGTADARWRAARRVQPIQTPSVVMSLADLPKLRGVRKGKGLVRIGPTTTMAELAAPGALPPALAAVGDAAAIMGSALIRNRATIGGNVVNARPAADTAVALLAAGAKLRLAARSGEREVEIAAFFTGPGRSVRRADELLVLIEAPAERGQGSAYVRMGSRRQLEIALVSAGAWLEVDKPTRTIRAARISLGAVGPTPLLATKAAAGLVGRTADPEAFAAAGRTARAEVKPIDDFRGSAAYRLELVETLVQRALAAAASRAVGKGGRR; encoded by the coding sequence ATGAGGATCCTGCACGACTTTTCCTACGAACGACCGAAGAGCCTCAAGGAGGCGCTCAAGCTGCTCGAGGCGCACGGCGCGGCGCTCAGCCCGCTGGCTGGCGGCACCGACCTCGTGGTCAACATGAAGATGCGCGGCATCCTCCAGATCACCGAGAAGGCCGGCACGGCCGACGCGCGGTGGCGCGCGGCGCGACGCGTCCAGCCGATCCAGACGCCGTCGGTGGTCATGTCGCTCGCCGATCTCCCGAAGCTTCGCGGCGTCCGCAAGGGCAAGGGGCTCGTGCGGATCGGCCCGACCACGACGATGGCCGAGCTCGCGGCGCCGGGCGCCCTCCCGCCGGCGCTCGCGGCCGTGGGCGACGCCGCCGCGATCATGGGATCCGCGCTCATCCGCAACCGGGCCACGATCGGGGGCAACGTCGTCAACGCCCGCCCGGCGGCGGACACCGCCGTCGCCCTCCTCGCCGCGGGCGCGAAGCTCAGGCTCGCGGCGCGATCCGGCGAGCGCGAGGTCGAGATCGCGGCGTTCTTCACCGGGCCCGGAAGGAGCGTGCGGCGCGCGGACGAGCTGCTCGTCTTGATCGAGGCGCCCGCCGAGAGGGGCCAGGGGAGCGCCTACGTGCGCATGGGCTCTAGGCGCCAGCTCGAGATCGCGCTCGTGAGCGCCGGCGCGTGGCTCGAGGTCGACAAGCCGACCCGGACGATCCGGGCCGCGCGGATCTCCCTCGGCGCCGTCGGTCCGACCCCCCTGCTCGCCACCAAGGCCGCCGCCGGGCTCGTCGGGAGGACCGCCGACCCCGAGGCGTTCGCCGCCGCGGGCAGGACCGCACGCGCCGAGGTGAAGCCGATCGACGACTTCCGCGGCTCCGCCGCGTACCGGCTCGAGCTCGTGGAGACGCTCGTGCAAAGGGCCCTCGCGGCCGCCGCCTCGCGCGCCGTCGGGAAAGGAGGCCGGCGATGA
- a CDS encoding (2Fe-2S)-binding protein — protein sequence MKAVIRFRVNGREREILTAPARTLLEVLREDLRLTGTKQGCGEGECGTCTVLLDGAAVNACLVLAVEAAGREVTTIEGLADGPSLHPLQRAFVDHGAIQCGFCTPGMILSAKALLDRRPDPTEAEIREALGGNLCRCTGYQKIVEAVLAAARATAGGEGGAR from the coding sequence ATGAAGGCGGTCATCAGGTTCAGGGTCAACGGCCGCGAGCGGGAGATCCTGACGGCTCCTGCGCGCACGCTCCTCGAGGTGCTGCGCGAGGATCTGCGCCTCACGGGCACGAAGCAGGGCTGCGGCGAGGGCGAGTGCGGCACCTGCACGGTGCTGCTCGACGGCGCGGCGGTCAACGCGTGCCTCGTGCTCGCCGTCGAGGCCGCCGGCCGCGAGGTGACGACGATCGAGGGGCTGGCCGACGGGCCGTCCCTCCACCCGCTGCAGCGGGCGTTCGTCGATCACGGCGCGATCCAGTGCGGCTTCTGCACGCCGGGCATGATCCTGTCCGCCAAGGCGCTCCTCGACAGGCGGCCCGACCCGACCGAGGCGGAGATCCGGGAGGCGCTCGGGGGCAACCTGTGCCGCTGCACCGGCTACCAGAAGATCGTCGAGGCGGTGCTCGCCGCCGCCCGGGCGACCGCCGGTGGCGAGGGAGGTGCGAGATGA
- a CDS encoding molybdopterin-dependent oxidoreductase, with protein MSDHRVLNTRAVRVDAFDKATGRAVYVDDITRPDMLHAALLQSPVAHGRIKRLDTSRAAALPGVVAIVTAAEAGDAKFGVSPARYDETVFAIDKVRYLGEEIAAVAADDPVTALRAVSMIDLEIEELPAVLDMEAALADGTTEIFTGYDGNITAEVLQEFGGVDAARPQADKIYKDHLLNKMQDGAFMEPQGCIAEIDGRGVLTLTSSTQTPHYVQRTIAMMLRMPLEMVRVVKPYVGGGFGPKASASNLELACCLLAVKTGRPVKCTLSREQVFLRSRARHQFLHEMEVGLKNDGSLVFLDHRCVLDGGAYSSFGIATIYYAGSLLGGPYRLPNMRYHGVRVCTNKPAKGAQRGHGGVIARALFESILDRAAEELGMDPVELRIKNMMSAGETTCNDLNMSSLGMKECIEKVRDLSGWKKKKGALGGGKGIGVACGFFVSGAGYPIYRSGTWHCTATVQLAETGGVAIVRSASAEIGQGSDTMLAMITAEELGIPLESVRVMSGDTDFGVDLGAYSSRQTLMTGHAIRSAAIDARRQVAACLAEAFGVPAEKLVFRDGFVALAEGELDIAKVREQFVKEHRGFVDHPTGARLTFREASRLAFVMKGTIIGRGEYKPPALGGQFKGAAVGTSPAYGCSAQIMEVEVDAGTGQLSLEHVTAAHDCGFAINRTQVEGQMQGNFLMGLGEACFEEVKFDDLGRTVNPNLAEYKIPTMMDVPNMDPVVVESGEPNGPYGAKEVGEGGIMPTIPAIMNAVYDATGIRFRELPLTPERVLMALKQKREGQPVTFAADAKCEAVMELVRRHKAKRG; from the coding sequence ATGAGCGATCACCGCGTCCTGAACACCCGCGCCGTCCGCGTGGACGCCTTCGACAAGGCGACCGGCCGCGCCGTCTACGTCGACGACATCACCCGACCGGACATGCTGCACGCCGCCCTTCTCCAGAGCCCCGTGGCCCACGGGCGGATCAAGCGGCTCGACACGTCCCGCGCGGCGGCGCTGCCGGGCGTCGTCGCGATCGTCACGGCGGCCGAAGCCGGGGACGCCAAGTTCGGCGTGAGCCCGGCCCGCTACGACGAGACGGTCTTCGCGATCGACAAGGTGCGCTACCTCGGCGAGGAGATCGCGGCGGTCGCGGCCGACGATCCGGTCACGGCGCTCCGGGCGGTCTCGATGATCGATCTCGAGATCGAGGAGCTCCCCGCGGTGCTCGACATGGAGGCGGCGCTCGCCGACGGCACGACGGAGATCTTCACGGGCTACGACGGCAACATCACCGCCGAGGTGCTCCAGGAGTTCGGCGGCGTCGACGCCGCGCGCCCCCAGGCCGACAAGATCTACAAGGACCACCTGCTCAACAAGATGCAGGACGGCGCCTTCATGGAGCCGCAGGGCTGCATCGCCGAGATCGACGGCCGCGGCGTCCTCACGCTCACGAGCTCCACGCAGACGCCGCACTACGTCCAGCGCACGATCGCCATGATGCTCAGGATGCCGCTCGAGATGGTCCGCGTCGTGAAGCCGTACGTGGGCGGCGGCTTCGGCCCCAAGGCGTCGGCGTCCAACCTCGAGCTCGCGTGCTGCCTGCTCGCCGTGAAGACGGGCCGGCCCGTGAAGTGCACGCTCAGCCGCGAGCAGGTCTTCCTCCGCTCGCGCGCGCGGCACCAGTTCCTGCACGAGATGGAGGTCGGGCTCAAGAACGACGGCTCCCTCGTCTTCCTGGATCACAGGTGCGTGCTCGACGGCGGCGCCTACTCGAGCTTCGGGATCGCGACGATCTACTACGCGGGCTCGCTGCTCGGCGGGCCGTACCGGCTGCCGAACATGCGCTACCACGGCGTTCGCGTCTGCACCAACAAGCCGGCCAAGGGGGCGCAGCGCGGGCACGGCGGCGTGATCGCCCGGGCACTGTTCGAGTCGATCCTCGACCGCGCGGCCGAGGAGCTCGGCATGGATCCGGTCGAGCTGCGCATCAAGAACATGATGTCCGCGGGCGAGACCACGTGCAACGATCTCAACATGTCGAGCCTCGGGATGAAGGAGTGCATCGAGAAGGTGCGCGACCTATCGGGGTGGAAGAAGAAGAAGGGCGCGCTCGGCGGCGGCAAGGGGATCGGGGTCGCCTGCGGCTTCTTCGTCTCCGGCGCCGGCTACCCGATCTACCGCTCGGGAACGTGGCACTGCACGGCCACGGTGCAGCTCGCGGAGACGGGCGGCGTCGCGATCGTGCGCTCCGCGTCCGCCGAGATCGGGCAGGGCTCGGACACGATGCTCGCGATGATCACGGCCGAGGAGCTCGGCATCCCGCTCGAGAGCGTCCGCGTCATGAGCGGCGACACCGACTTCGGCGTGGATCTCGGCGCCTACTCGAGCCGGCAGACGCTCATGACCGGGCACGCCATCCGCTCGGCGGCGATCGACGCGCGCCGGCAGGTGGCCGCGTGCCTCGCCGAGGCGTTCGGCGTCCCCGCCGAGAAGCTCGTCTTCCGGGACGGGTTCGTGGCCCTCGCCGAGGGCGAGCTCGACATCGCCAAGGTGCGCGAACAGTTCGTCAAGGAGCACCGCGGGTTCGTGGACCACCCGACCGGCGCGCGCCTCACGTTCCGAGAGGCCTCGCGGCTCGCGTTCGTCATGAAGGGCACGATCATCGGCCGCGGTGAGTACAAGCCGCCGGCGCTCGGCGGCCAGTTCAAGGGCGCCGCGGTCGGCACGTCGCCCGCGTACGGCTGCTCGGCACAGATCATGGAGGTGGAGGTGGACGCCGGCACGGGCCAGCTCTCGCTCGAGCACGTGACCGCCGCGCACGACTGCGGCTTCGCCATCAACCGCACGCAGGTCGAGGGGCAGATGCAGGGCAACTTCCTCATGGGGCTCGGCGAGGCGTGCTTCGAGGAGGTCAAGTTCGACGACCTCGGGCGCACGGTCAACCCGAACCTCGCCGAGTACAAGATCCCGACGATGATGGACGTGCCGAACATGGATCCGGTCGTCGTCGAGAGCGGCGAGCCGAACGGGCCGTACGGCGCGAAGGAGGTCGGCGAGGGCGGCATCATGCCGACCATCCCGGCGATCATGAACGCGGTGTACGACGCCACCGGGATCCGGTTCCGCGAGCTGCCGCTCACCCCGGAGCGCGTGCTCATGGCGCTGAAGCAGAAGCGCGAGGGCCAGCCGGTCACGTTCGCCGCGGACGCGAAGTGCGAGGCCGTGATGGAGCTCGTCCGGCGGCACAAGGCGAAGCGCGGGTAG
- a CDS encoding AbrB/MazE/SpoVT family DNA-binding domain-containing protein — protein sequence MRTQLVRVGNSKGLRIPKAVLEQLSIADVVEMDVRGDTLVVRRGGAPRDGWDEAFAAMASAGDDADPADTPSLSPFDSEEWEW from the coding sequence ATGAGGACCCAGCTCGTACGCGTGGGCAACTCCAAGGGGCTCAGGATCCCGAAGGCGGTGCTCGAGCAGCTTTCCATCGCCGACGTGGTCGAGATGGACGTACGGGGCGACACGCTCGTCGTCAGACGCGGCGGCGCTCCGCGCGACGGATGGGACGAGGCGTTCGCCGCGATGGCGAGCGCCGGGGACGACGCGGATCCGGCCGACACGCCGTCACTCTCGCCTTTCGATTCCGAGGAGTGGGAATGGTAG
- a CDS encoding type II toxin-antitoxin system PemK/MazF family toxin, whose amino-acid sequence MGMVARFDVFLVNLEPSLGAEIRKTRPAVVVSPDEMNRHIRTVIVAPMTTAGRPYPTRVPCRFKNKRGQVALDQIRTVDKMRLVQRLGALDTRTAGAVLSVLAEMFAP is encoded by the coding sequence GTGGGAATGGTAGCGCGGTTCGACGTCTTCCTCGTGAACCTCGAACCCTCGCTCGGCGCGGAAATCCGCAAGACGCGCCCCGCGGTGGTGGTTTCGCCCGACGAGATGAACCGCCACATCCGCACGGTGATCGTCGCGCCGATGACGACCGCCGGTCGTCCGTACCCGACGCGGGTGCCGTGTCGCTTCAAGAACAAGCGCGGCCAGGTCGCCCTCGACCAGATTCGGACGGTCGACAAGATGCGCCTCGTGCAGAGGTTGGGCGCGCTGGACACCCGCACCGCGGGCGCCGTGCTCTCGGTCCTCGCCGAGATGTTCGCACCGTAG
- a CDS encoding amino acid racemase, with the protein MKTIGLWGGTTWHSTLEYYRQFNEGIAARIGPQHSGRMIIHSIDFHDLATAGQAEDWDAVAALGQKAVRSLEAAGADCVMFGANTLHRFAPEVLQATKLPFIDIVECAVDAIRDRGLGAVALLGTRLTMQDDFFRGRLERAGIRALVPEGERIDRLHRIIVEELSAGRFTDEHRNAFCAAVDALVAKGAEGVILGCTELPILFEGAALPVPAFDTLRLHVLKAVDFALG; encoded by the coding sequence ATGAAGACGATCGGCCTGTGGGGAGGCACGACCTGGCACTCCACGCTGGAGTACTACCGGCAGTTCAACGAGGGGATTGCCGCGCGCATCGGGCCGCAGCACTCCGGCCGGATGATCATCCACTCGATCGACTTCCACGATCTGGCGACCGCCGGCCAGGCGGAGGACTGGGACGCGGTCGCGGCGCTCGGGCAGAAGGCCGTGCGCAGCCTCGAGGCGGCCGGCGCCGACTGCGTCATGTTCGGCGCGAACACGCTCCACAGGTTCGCTCCCGAGGTCCTGCAGGCTACCAAGCTCCCGTTCATCGACATCGTCGAGTGCGCGGTCGACGCGATCCGCGACCGGGGACTCGGGGCCGTCGCGCTGCTCGGGACCCGGCTGACCATGCAGGACGACTTCTTCAGAGGAAGGCTCGAGCGAGCGGGGATCCGCGCCCTCGTCCCCGAAGGCGAGCGGATCGATCGGCTCCACCGCATCATCGTCGAGGAGTTGTCCGCCGGCCGCTTCACGGACGAGCACCGGAACGCCTTCTGCGCGGCCGTCGACGCGCTGGTCGCCAAAGGGGCCGAGGGCGTGATCCTCGGCTGCACCGAGCTGCCGATTCTGTTCGAGGGCGCCGCCCTGCCGGTGCCCGCGTTCGACACCCTCAGGCTGCACGTCCTCAAGGCGGTCGACTTCGCGCTGGGATGA
- a CDS encoding NTP transferase domain-containing protein: MVDSKYFCIILAAGEGRRAGGYKPLMELGEGLVIDRVVDAASEVAGEIRVVGGCEFARLEAHLARRWPHAVAVRNARWERGMFSSARAGLEGVAGAAFIHPADVPGPSRAIYRALAAAYEAEPRDVLRPAFGGRRGHPVLLSPAAVRAVLSAGPEATLREVLAPLSSAEVAAGDDLVLYDFDTLDELEILRRRLARGA, from the coding sequence ATGGTCGATTCGAAGTACTTCTGCATCATCCTCGCGGCCGGCGAGGGTCGCCGCGCCGGCGGCTACAAGCCGCTCATGGAGCTCGGCGAGGGGCTGGTGATCGACCGCGTCGTCGACGCCGCGTCCGAGGTCGCGGGCGAGATCCGCGTCGTCGGCGGCTGCGAGTTCGCACGGCTCGAGGCGCACCTCGCGCGGCGCTGGCCGCACGCCGTCGCGGTGCGCAACGCACGCTGGGAGCGCGGCATGTTCTCCTCGGCGCGAGCGGGGCTCGAGGGCGTCGCCGGCGCGGCGTTCATCCACCCGGCCGACGTCCCCGGCCCGAGCCGCGCGATCTACCGGGCGCTCGCCGCGGCCTACGAGGCGGAACCGCGCGACGTGTTGCGGCCCGCTTTCGGCGGGCGCCGCGGCCACCCGGTGCTGCTCTCGCCCGCGGCGGTCCGCGCGGTGCTGTCGGCCGGGCCGGAGGCGACGCTGCGCGAGGTGCTCGCCCCGCTGTCGAGCGCCGAGGTTGCGGCGGGGGACGATCTCGTGCTCTACGATTTCGACACGCTCGACGAGCTCGAGATCCTGCGCAGGCGCCTTGCGCGAGGCGCGTGA
- a CDS encoding XdhC/CoxI family protein: METLRKAVSHSDGGEDLVLVTVVAVEGSAPPRVGFRMAVTAKGTAGTVGGGALENEAVRMARALLAGDGGARLERIDVATVGMACGGELTLFLEPFRAAPRLWIFGGGHIGKALAPMAAAAGFSVTVVDNRPEFADRARFPEASRTLCMPYDDAVKLVPEGAFVVIVTHGHMHDEELLGAVTRKEPRLPYVGMIGSSQKIEKALAEIRATGVDPGPNVFAPVGLDLGGGTPGEIAVAIAAQLLGVRHSKPGLPHYRDRHVPK, encoded by the coding sequence ATGGAGACGCTGCGGAAGGCGGTTTCGCATTCGGACGGGGGCGAGGATCTCGTACTCGTCACGGTCGTCGCGGTCGAGGGCTCGGCCCCGCCCCGCGTGGGGTTCCGAATGGCCGTCACCGCGAAAGGGACGGCGGGAACGGTCGGCGGCGGCGCGCTCGAGAACGAGGCGGTGCGCATGGCGCGCGCGCTCCTCGCCGGGGACGGCGGCGCGAGGCTCGAGCGGATCGACGTCGCGACGGTCGGCATGGCGTGCGGCGGCGAGCTGACGCTCTTCCTCGAGCCGTTCCGCGCGGCGCCGCGCCTCTGGATCTTCGGCGGCGGCCACATCGGCAAGGCGCTCGCGCCCATGGCCGCGGCCGCGGGCTTCAGCGTGACGGTGGTCGACAACCGGCCGGAGTTCGCCGACCGTGCGCGCTTCCCCGAGGCGTCCCGCACGCTCTGCATGCCGTACGACGACGCGGTGAAGCTCGTACCCGAGGGCGCGTTCGTCGTGATCGTGACGCACGGGCACATGCACGACGAGGAGCTGCTCGGGGCCGTGACCCGCAAGGAGCCGCGCCTCCCGTACGTCGGCATGATCGGCTCGTCGCAGAAGATCGAGAAGGCGCTCGCGGAGATCCGCGCGACCGGCGTCGATCCCGGGCCGAACGTGTTCGCGCCCGTGGGGCTCGATCTCGGCGGCGGCACGCCTGGAGAGATCGCGGTCGCCATCGCCGCGCAGCTCCTCGGCGTACGCCACAGCAAGCCAGGCCTCCCCCACTACCGCGATCGGCACGTCCCCAAGTGA
- a CDS encoding DUF2478 domain-containing protein, giving the protein MRRPRAILLVGPLFSGKSLFVERLAVSLGASGTALAGFVQRGAFGADCRKIGYDLVGLATGAIRPLARRSEAGDGWLFEEAAFDAALGEIREGADLTVIDEVGHLELAGKGHAAAVDRALSSSAMVLIVVRDGLADEAKKWLSTRAEVTRIRFEPGRDADVTSEIRKSLAG; this is encoded by the coding sequence GTGAGGAGGCCTCGCGCCATCCTCCTCGTCGGCCCGCTGTTCTCGGGCAAGAGCCTCTTCGTCGAGCGGCTCGCCGTTTCACTCGGCGCGTCCGGGACCGCGCTCGCCGGGTTCGTCCAGCGCGGCGCTTTCGGCGCCGACTGCCGCAAGATCGGCTACGACCTCGTCGGGCTCGCGACCGGGGCGATCCGCCCGCTCGCGCGGCGCTCCGAGGCGGGCGACGGGTGGCTGTTCGAGGAGGCGGCGTTCGACGCAGCGCTCGGTGAAATCCGAGAGGGCGCGGACCTCACCGTCATCGACGAGGTCGGCCACCTTGAGCTCGCGGGAAAGGGCCACGCGGCAGCCGTCGATCGCGCCCTGTCCTCTTCGGCAATGGTGTTGATCGTCGTCCGCGATGGGCTCGCAGACGAAGCGAAGAAGTGGCTCTCCACCCGCGCCGAGGTGACCCGAATCCGCTTCGAGCCGGGACGGGACGCCGATGTGACCTCCGAGATTCGGAAAAGTCTGGCGGGCTGA